One genomic segment of Candidatus Fukatsuia endosymbiont of Tuberolachnus salignus includes these proteins:
- a CDS encoding YraN family protein yields the protein MDKRVSQRDIGNSYEMLARRYLEQAGLVFEAANITLGGGEIDIIMRDRKTWIFVEVRFRRNNAFGGAAASVTWAKQQRLCRAAALWLAKRSASFDTVPCRFDVIAITGNQLEWLPNAFNADR from the coding sequence ATGGATAAACGTGTTAGCCAACGGGATATTGGCAACAGTTACGAAATGCTAGCCCGCCGCTATCTCGAGCAAGCGGGTCTAGTGTTTGAAGCTGCCAATATCACTCTAGGTGGCGGAGAGATTGATATTATTATGCGTGATAGAAAAACCTGGATATTCGTTGAAGTACGCTTCCGTCGTAATAATGCTTTTGGTGGTGCAGCCGCTAGCGTCACCTGGGCCAAACAACAACGATTATGCCGTGCTGCAGCATTGTGGCTGGCAAAGCGCAGTGCCAGTTTTGATACTGTGCCCTGTCGCTTTGATGTTATCGCTATCACTGGGAACCAATTAGAATGGCTACCTAATGCGTTCAACGCGGATCGGTAG